TATGCCCCAGCAGAAAAAGACCAAACAAAATGGCATGCACCGGGACTATTTGACAAACATACAGGAGAAATAAGAAAAAAAGCTAATCCAGCTCCTGAGCCTCCAAAATATCAGGATGTTTTTGGTAAAACAATTGTAGAACTTGCCAAGGTTAATGAAAAAATAGTAGGTGTAACACCAGCAATGCCATCCGGTTCTTCATTAAATATAATGATGGAGGCAATGCCAGATAGAGCATTCGATGTTGGAATTGCGGAACAACATGCTGTTACTTTCTCGGCAGGAATGGCAACTAGAGGCCTTACAGTCTATTGTAATATCTATAGTACATTTATGCAAAGGGCATACGACCAAGTCATTCACGATGTATGTACACAAGGATTACCAGTAATATTCTGCTTGGATAGAGCGGGTTTTGCAGGAGCAGATGGTCCTACGCACCACGGTGCTTATGACATTGCATATATGAGATGTATTCCTAATATGATTGTCGCTGCACCTATGAACGAAGAAGAGCTTCGTAACATGATGTTTACAGCTCAAAGCGATACTGTTCAAAAAGACAAATATTCATTTACAATTCGCTATCCAAGAGGTAAGGGTGTAATGATTGACTGGCAAAAACCAATGCAGTCAATGGAAATAGGCAAGGGACGTAAACTTATAAATGGTACTGATGTTGCAATTTTGACAATAGGCCATATCGGTAATTATGCAACCAAAGCGGTTGAGCAATTGAGTGAAGACAGCATTTCTGCTGCACACTATGATATGCGATTTGCCAAGCCAATTGACGAAGCCTTACTTCATGAAGTGTTCCAAAAACACAGTGATGTAATAACCGTAGAAGATGGTTGTGTACAAGGTGGAATGGGCTCAGCAGTGCTTGAATTTATGGCCGATCATGGTTACAAAGCAAGTGTTAAACGACTGGGAATTCCTGACCGTTATGTAGACCATGGCGAACAGGAGCAACTACACAAAGAATGTGGTTTTGATGTCGAAGGAATTGTTAAAGCGGCACGAACTATAATCGGAAAAAGGGCTGAGTTAGCAGCTCAATAGGCTTTAGCTGACTTCACTCTTAATAATTTTTGCTAGGTATTCGTCCGAAAAGTCGCTCCTAAGCTCTACCCACATAGGAAGATGATCCGACATTTTGTATGTTCTCCATGTATTAAAAGTCCCCGTATCTTTCAGCCCGTTTTGTGGTGCTTCATTACGATATTCCCCTTCTTGATCTAGCCTAAAAACATGTTCAAAATAGTCGAAAGTGTTCCCCGCGAGAATATCTAATTTAGCGTATTCCTTTACCCTTTTCGGCTTCCAAAAAGCTATTTGATCGTATGCTTTATCTCTAGCAACGTTACTTCCTGGAATGCTCTTTAGCTGGTCTGGGATTATAAAATCATTTGATTCCAGAGCCTCCATAGTGGGATGACCCTTTCCAATGATA
This portion of the Spirosomataceae bacterium TFI 002 genome encodes:
- a CDS encoding 1-deoxy-D-xylulose-5-phosphate synthase produces the protein MLITPGDLLKDINNPADLRKLTPEQIPQVCDELRQFIIDIVSTYGGHFAASLGVVELTTALHYVFNTPDDQLVWDVGHQAYGHKILTGRRDTFYTNRVYGGISGFPKRTESEYDTFGVGHSSTSISAALGMAMGSQHNNEKHRQHIAVIGDGAMTAGLAFEGMNHAGSLKDANILIILNDNCMSIDPNVGALREYLTDITTSQTYNKVKDDVWKLLGKMSTFGKSAREIVAKVENAMKGALLSQSNFFEALNLRYFGPVDGHDVDHLVHILNDLKTIPGPKILHCITKKGKGYAPAEKDQTKWHAPGLFDKHTGEIRKKANPAPEPPKYQDVFGKTIVELAKVNEKIVGVTPAMPSGSSLNIMMEAMPDRAFDVGIAEQHAVTFSAGMATRGLTVYCNIYSTFMQRAYDQVIHDVCTQGLPVIFCLDRAGFAGADGPTHHGAYDIAYMRCIPNMIVAAPMNEEELRNMMFTAQSDTVQKDKYSFTIRYPRGKGVMIDWQKPMQSMEIGKGRKLINGTDVAILTIGHIGNYATKAVEQLSEDSISAAHYDMRFAKPIDEALLHEVFQKHSDVITVEDGCVQGGMGSAVLEFMADHGYKASVKRLGIPDRYVDHGEQEQLHKECGFDVEGIVKAARTIIGKRAELAAQ